A single genomic interval of Lewinellaceae bacterium harbors:
- a CDS encoding S9 family peptidase yields the protein MIQKILFALIFVIPTLLVQAQGLAADDIARLQMVNSADISQDGQMVAYTLMVPADPYQENKPASYHLYLYNAKTKQALPFFTRGSVRGAVFRPGRQSVTFLAKMDGDDVTSLYEVSLSGGEAQKVYAYETSISQYHWSADGKKLAFIASEPKEKEEAEGKLPYEPILYEQDLTYSRAYIMEWDKKEPTAIGIAGDFHDIQWNPDGQRLAVAVAPTPLIDDYYMKQRVFIFRADMPEKLLPVEHNGKLGKLAWSPDGNELGFLAGADIHDPTDGRLFVVSAQGGKPKLLAPSFEGLFDDFEWIDNTTIQFIASEGLSSILGTIGVDGGALKRMSNAGGLNFTGFGRASDGNLVLTANTALFPDEAFLLPSDMEEPQRITNSNPWLADKKLGRQEAVAYKARDGLELQGILIHPLNEEKGKAYPLITVVHGGPESHYDNGWLTYYSTVGQMAAAEGYRVFYPNYRGSTGRGLEFAMSSQGDLAGKEFDDIVDGVDYLVDEGLADKDKVGVTGGSYGGYATGWMATRYTEKFAAGVMFVGISDNISKWGTSDIPEELFLVHARKRVWDDYEFFLKRSPIYYAGQCETPLLIMAGAEDTRVDPSQSMELYRHIKTRTDTPVGLVLYPGEGHGNRNASARLDYTRRQMGWFNKYLKEEEARP from the coding sequence ATGATCCAAAAAATCCTTTTCGCCCTCATCTTCGTCATTCCAACCTTGCTGGTGCAGGCCCAAGGCCTGGCCGCCGACGACATCGCCCGCCTGCAAATGGTCAACAGTGCCGACATCTCCCAGGATGGCCAGATGGTTGCCTATACCCTCATGGTGCCCGCTGATCCTTACCAGGAGAACAAGCCGGCCAGCTACCACCTCTACCTTTACAATGCAAAAACTAAACAAGCGCTACCTTTCTTTACCCGGGGCAGTGTGCGGGGCGCCGTTTTCCGGCCAGGCCGCCAAAGCGTTACTTTCCTGGCCAAAATGGACGGAGACGACGTGACGTCCCTCTATGAAGTTTCTCTGTCCGGCGGGGAAGCGCAGAAGGTGTATGCTTATGAAACCTCCATTTCTCAGTACCATTGGTCGGCAGACGGCAAAAAACTGGCCTTTATCGCCTCGGAGCCCAAGGAAAAAGAAGAGGCGGAAGGCAAGCTGCCCTACGAGCCCATTCTTTATGAGCAGGATCTGACTTATTCTCGTGCTTACATCATGGAGTGGGATAAGAAAGAACCCACGGCCATCGGTATCGCCGGCGATTTTCACGATATACAGTGGAACCCCGACGGGCAGCGGCTGGCAGTAGCCGTGGCGCCCACGCCGCTCATCGATGATTACTACATGAAGCAAAGGGTCTTTATCTTCAGAGCCGACATGCCGGAGAAGCTCCTGCCGGTAGAACACAATGGCAAGTTGGGCAAGCTGGCCTGGAGCCCCGACGGGAATGAGCTGGGCTTCCTGGCCGGAGCCGATATACATGACCCCACTGACGGCCGCCTCTTTGTGGTGTCCGCTCAGGGCGGAAAGCCAAAGCTGCTCGCTCCCAGTTTCGAAGGCCTGTTCGATGATTTTGAATGGATTGACAATACAACCATTCAGTTTATTGCCAGCGAAGGCTTGTCCTCCATCCTGGGAACCATTGGCGTTGATGGTGGCGCCCTGAAGCGCATGAGCAATGCCGGAGGGTTGAACTTCACCGGCTTCGGCCGGGCATCGGACGGCAACCTCGTTCTCACCGCCAACACGGCGTTGTTTCCCGATGAAGCTTTCCTGCTGCCATCAGATATGGAAGAACCCCAGCGCATCACCAACAGCAACCCCTGGCTGGCCGACAAAAAGCTGGGGCGCCAGGAGGCTGTCGCTTACAAGGCCCGTGACGGACTAGAACTGCAGGGCATTCTCATCCACCCTCTGAATGAAGAAAAAGGCAAGGCCTACCCGCTGATCACCGTGGTGCACGGCGGCCCTGAGTCCCACTACGATAATGGCTGGCTAACTTACTATTCTACAGTAGGGCAAATGGCGGCAGCTGAAGGATACCGCGTTTTCTACCCCAACTACCGGGGCAGCACCGGCCGCGGCCTGGAGTTTGCCATGTCCAGCCAGGGCGACCTGGCGGGTAAGGAGTTCGACGATATTGTTGATGGAGTGGACTACCTCGTAGATGAAGGGCTGGCCGACAAAGACAAGGTGGGCGTCACCGGAGGTTCCTACGGCGGCTACGCCACCGGTTGGATGGCCACGCGGTATACCGAAAAGTTCGCCGCCGGCGTCATGTTCGTAGGCATCAGCGACAACATTTCCAAGTGGGGCACCAGCGATATTCCGGAAGAACTGTTTCTGGTACACGCCCGCAAGCGCGTATGGGACGATTACGAGTTTTTTCTAAAGCGCAGCCCCATTTACTACGCCGGCCAGTGCGAGACGCCGCTGCTGATCATGGCCGGCGCCGAAGATACCCGCGTCGACCCCAGCCAGTCGATGGAATTATACCGGCATATCAAAACCCGCACTGATACGCCGGTGGGCTTGGTGCTGTATCCCGGCGAGGGCCACGGCAACCGCAACGCTTCCGCCCGCCTGGATTACACCCGGCGGCAGATGGGCTGGTTTAATAAGTATTTGAAGGAGGAGGAGGCGCGGCCGTAA
- a CDS encoding CHAT domain-containing protein, which yields MISDVRLSLSRAFLDAGVPNVLASLWKVYDRYTAEMMAPFYKELLKGESPAAALRQAKLKMIRKKATAAPRIWSGMVLFAASWRDHPASARP from the coding sequence TTGATATCTGATGTGCGATTATCTCTGAGCCGCGCATTTCTCGACGCCGGCGTGCCCAACGTCCTTGCTTCCCTTTGGAAGGTCTACGACCGCTATACCGCCGAAATGATGGCGCCATTCTATAAGGAATTGCTGAAAGGCGAAAGCCCCGCAGCCGCTCTGCGGCAGGCCAAACTAAAAATGATCCGCAAGAAAGCCACCGCAGCGCCCCGGATATGGAGCGGGATGGTGCTGTTTGCCGCCTCGTGGCGCGATCATCCTGCCTCTGCCCGCCCATAG
- a CDS encoding CHAT domain-containing protein: protein MRYPLIILLVIHCFSAVAQPDKLLNEAEVLSAAGRYQASNALLDEFTKNYPTRMYDQGEALFLKSYNHLQLGNLEAALAENTASLELRRQFIPEDAAKNYMRYGAIYLLQGQYERALDYLFRSEEFPLIDDPQMAALIKGYAGNAYADLKQYEQARKYYRQSLDILLIEEGEESPDVSTNFYHIGRTFLQEGKPGAAREWFEKALAVEKELEGGAVRKGQLYNAMGQVEMAEGKMKEAEEYYRLAIQLYRGLFGKNHRELARSLANLAELKLRMEDMEGAGNAIQEALRELCPGFSGSRLEDNPDADAPALSRPLLARALELKAALLLETFEKQRQEPSLEQALAAGRRAAAALEEEVALLSGETSRLLLLEEYAGVYEMGITAAYKLYQSSGNLAYAEQAFELSERAKALLLRLNRISRQGFQKLPVELQEEEARLRYALKAAEVAFALHPDEPEQRQELARQRQAYSSLMERIRSSAPEYYRQRFDAGLASPQELQAKLGEKQALLSYFLGAGHYFIFALTADNFRILRLSNELARTEVEVGDWRSLTDKKYKKGTGIGIYSKLDVKLKLPSLPEAVEGYLQAIRKVDSKQFAFYSHNLYSQLVFPVESLLNKKDELIVIPHGRLNYLPFEALISSEADKPEKAKYNKYGYLIEDFTISYNHSASLYVQTAADAGYGEGLLGFAPVFDEKADNGAVWNSNEFAFDTAYQQSASLRAAVPDGLRFVPLKFSETEMSGILEQFGKEGRPAVALLRAEATEAAFKEQARQYRYLHLATHSFLDEANPALSGIAFAQPEDGGSEDGILYSPEIASLELNAELAVLSSCESGIGPLSEGEGPLSLSRAFLDAGVPNVLASLWKVYDRYTAEMMAPFYKELLKGESPAAALRQAKLKMIRKKATAAPRIWSGMVLFAASWRDHPASARP from the coding sequence ATGCGATATCCCCTCATTATTCTGCTTGTAATTCATTGCTTTAGCGCCGTGGCCCAGCCCGATAAATTGCTGAACGAAGCCGAAGTATTGTCCGCCGCCGGGCGCTACCAGGCTTCCAACGCCCTGCTGGATGAATTTACAAAAAACTACCCCACCCGTATGTACGACCAGGGAGAAGCGCTCTTCCTGAAAAGCTACAACCACCTCCAGCTGGGCAACCTGGAAGCCGCCCTGGCCGAAAACACCGCCTCCCTGGAACTGCGCCGGCAGTTCATTCCTGAAGACGCCGCCAAGAACTACATGCGCTATGGCGCCATCTACCTCCTGCAGGGCCAATACGAACGGGCGCTGGATTACCTCTTCCGTTCTGAAGAGTTTCCCCTCATCGACGACCCGCAGATGGCCGCTCTCATCAAAGGCTACGCCGGCAATGCTTATGCAGACTTGAAACAGTACGAACAGGCACGAAAATACTACCGGCAATCTCTCGACATTCTGCTGATCGAAGAAGGGGAGGAGTCGCCGGATGTGTCCACCAACTTTTATCACATCGGGCGCACGTTTCTTCAGGAGGGAAAACCCGGCGCCGCCAGAGAATGGTTTGAAAAAGCATTGGCAGTGGAAAAGGAACTGGAAGGCGGTGCGGTGCGCAAGGGGCAGCTCTACAACGCTATGGGCCAGGTGGAGATGGCGGAAGGCAAAATGAAGGAAGCCGAAGAATACTACCGGCTGGCCATTCAGTTGTATCGCGGCCTGTTTGGGAAAAACCACCGGGAGCTGGCCCGCAGCCTGGCCAACCTGGCGGAACTGAAACTCAGGATGGAGGATATGGAGGGCGCCGGAAATGCGATTCAGGAAGCCCTCCGGGAGCTCTGCCCGGGATTCAGCGGCAGCCGCCTGGAAGACAACCCCGATGCGGACGCCCCGGCGCTCAGCCGCCCTCTGCTGGCCCGCGCTCTGGAATTGAAAGCGGCCCTATTGCTGGAAACGTTTGAAAAGCAGCGGCAGGAGCCGTCCCTGGAGCAAGCTCTGGCCGCCGGCCGCCGCGCCGCTGCCGCCCTGGAGGAGGAAGTCGCCCTGCTGAGTGGCGAAACCAGCCGCCTGCTCCTGCTGGAAGAATATGCGGGCGTCTACGAGATGGGAATAACGGCTGCCTATAAATTATACCAAAGCAGCGGCAACCTCGCCTACGCCGAGCAAGCCTTCGAACTGTCGGAACGCGCCAAAGCCCTCCTGCTTCGCCTCAACCGCATCAGCCGGCAGGGTTTTCAGAAGCTGCCGGTTGAACTGCAGGAAGAAGAAGCGCGTCTCCGCTACGCCCTGAAAGCCGCAGAAGTGGCCTTCGCCCTCCATCCGGACGAGCCCGAACAACGGCAGGAACTGGCCCGCCAGCGGCAGGCCTACAGCTCTTTGATGGAACGAATCCGCTCTTCTGCTCCGGAATACTACCGGCAGCGCTTTGACGCCGGCCTGGCCAGCCCTCAGGAACTGCAGGCAAAGCTGGGAGAAAAGCAGGCTTTGCTGAGTTACTTCCTCGGCGCCGGCCATTACTTCATCTTCGCATTAACCGCCGACAATTTTCGCATACTCCGGCTTAGCAATGAACTGGCCCGAACGGAGGTAGAGGTGGGAGACTGGCGTTCCCTGACGGATAAAAAATACAAAAAAGGCACCGGGATCGGCATATACAGCAAGCTGGATGTAAAACTGAAACTGCCGTCCCTGCCCGAGGCCGTCGAGGGCTACCTGCAGGCCATCAGGAAGGTGGATAGCAAACAGTTTGCTTTTTACAGCCACAACCTCTACAGCCAGCTTGTCTTCCCCGTGGAAAGCTTGCTGAACAAGAAGGACGAGTTGATTGTCATCCCCCATGGGCGGCTAAACTACCTCCCCTTTGAAGCCCTGATCTCTTCCGAAGCCGATAAGCCGGAGAAGGCCAAATACAACAAATACGGGTACCTCATCGAGGATTTTACGATTTCGTACAATCATTCCGCCAGCCTTTATGTTCAAACCGCTGCCGATGCCGGCTACGGGGAAGGCCTGCTAGGTTTTGCCCCTGTTTTCGATGAAAAAGCGGATAATGGCGCAGTATGGAACAGCAATGAATTTGCTTTCGATACGGCCTACCAGCAGAGCGCCAGCCTGCGGGCCGCTGTGCCCGACGGACTGCGTTTTGTGCCCCTGAAATTCTCCGAAACCGAGATGAGCGGCATCCTCGAACAGTTCGGAAAAGAAGGCCGCCCGGCGGTGGCTTTGCTGCGGGCAGAGGCCACCGAAGCAGCTTTCAAAGAGCAGGCCCGGCAGTACCGCTACCTCCACCTGGCCACTCACAGCTTCCTCGACGAGGCCAATCCCGCCTTGTCTGGCATCGCCTTTGCTCAACCGGAGGACGGCGGCAGCGAAGACGGCATCCTCTACAGCCCCGAGATCGCCTCCCTGGAACTGAACGCCGAATTGGCGGTGCTCAGCAGTTGCGAGAGCGGCATCGGCCCGCTGTCGGAAGGAGAAGGGCCGCTATCTCTGAGCCGCGCATTTCTCGACGCCGGCGTGCCCAACGTCCTTGCTTCCCTTTGGAAGGTCTACGACCGCTATACCGCCGAAATGATGGCGCCATTCTATAAGGAATTGCTGAAAGGCGAAAGCCCCGCAGCCGCTCTGCGGCAGGCCAAACTAAAAATGATCCGCAAGAAAGCCACCGCAGCGCCCCGGATATGGAGCGGGATGGTGCTGTTTGCCGCCTCGTGGCGCGATCATCCTGCCTCTGCCCGCCCATAG
- a CDS encoding TonB-dependent receptor: MVTQQTAIKIALLPLVFIILAAPLLPAQNSLSGTVTDTQGAPLIGANLFFPDLKTGTVTDEDGHYEMKQLPDKKMLVQVSYVGYNTLLQPVEVRGNVTADFILEEGHIESKEVVVTGLSMNQEKRRNPVSIDVLKKDFLFKSSSANLVESLTQVAGISSVTTGPGISKPIIRGLGYNRVLVVQDGIRQEGQQWGDEHGLEIDGYSVGRVEVFRGPATLMYGSDGLGGVINLESPHPGPEGAVKGSLQTAYHTNNRQKEVSGFATANIKGWNGYLIGSYRDAGDYQNAYDGKVFNTGFEEKNGSGMLGTNRKWGYSQLRFSTFNQTLGLAEGERDANGHFLMDEAPFQKIGHQKVGWNNAFIFNKASLKTVLGYQKNQRREFTAPDELGLFFDLGTFTYDLKYYLFEKNNWEYTFGLSGMVQDSKNKGTEVLVPAYSLRDEGGFAYLRHILGKMEWSAGIRFDQRHFRVKELVEDGETRFPALSRNFGQLSGSVGMSWFPSGQLVLKLNLARGFRSPNIAELASNGVHEGTFRYELGNADLAAETNLELDGGMELDLVHVTLSLSPFFNRINRYIFIEKLGAADGTDSLTIVDGTAFPAFQYTQHNAQLYGGEFSLDVHPHPYDWVHFKNTFSMVLAEQLDSPNKYVPFIPPFKYQIELRADIPKEWAYFRALSVETTFDYFFKQDRVLSANDFETPTPAYGLWDAKISVDWTNKEGKTRATFLFAATNLLDKAYQDHLNRLKYAPVNPATGRRGIFNMGRSFTLKLEVPLEGKISKKASSGNLGN; the protein is encoded by the coding sequence ATGGTTACTCAGCAAACTGCCATAAAAATCGCCCTTCTTCCGCTGGTTTTCATTATCCTGGCGGCCCCCTTGCTGCCAGCCCAAAACAGCTTGTCGGGTACGGTCACCGATACCCAGGGGGCGCCCCTGATCGGCGCCAACCTTTTTTTCCCGGACCTGAAAACCGGGACGGTAACCGATGAGGACGGGCATTATGAGATGAAGCAATTGCCGGACAAAAAAATGCTGGTCCAGGTGAGCTATGTGGGCTACAACACCCTGTTGCAGCCCGTGGAGGTGCGGGGAAATGTGACCGCAGATTTTATCCTTGAAGAGGGGCACATCGAATCGAAAGAGGTCGTGGTGACTGGTTTGAGCATGAACCAGGAAAAGCGCCGCAACCCGGTATCCATCGATGTTTTGAAAAAGGATTTTTTGTTTAAAAGCAGTAGCGCCAACCTGGTGGAGAGCCTTACGCAGGTAGCCGGCATAAGTTCGGTAACAACGGGCCCGGGCATTTCCAAACCCATTATCCGGGGGCTGGGGTACAACCGGGTGTTGGTGGTGCAGGACGGCATCCGGCAGGAAGGGCAGCAATGGGGCGACGAGCATGGCCTGGAAATAGACGGCTATTCCGTGGGCCGGGTGGAGGTATTCCGCGGCCCGGCCACCTTGATGTACGGTTCTGATGGTTTGGGAGGGGTAATCAATCTCGAGTCTCCCCATCCGGGCCCGGAGGGCGCGGTAAAAGGGTCGCTTCAAACGGCTTATCACACCAATAACCGGCAAAAAGAGGTGTCCGGTTTTGCAACCGCCAATATCAAAGGCTGGAACGGTTATTTAATTGGGAGTTATCGCGATGCCGGAGATTATCAAAATGCCTACGACGGAAAGGTCTTTAATACAGGTTTTGAAGAAAAAAACGGGAGTGGCATGCTGGGGACCAACCGCAAATGGGGCTATTCCCAACTCCGCTTCAGCACCTTCAACCAGACGCTCGGGCTGGCGGAGGGCGAACGGGATGCGAATGGCCATTTCCTGATGGATGAGGCGCCATTTCAAAAGATCGGCCACCAAAAGGTGGGATGGAATAATGCCTTTATTTTCAATAAGGCCAGCCTTAAAACCGTCCTTGGGTACCAAAAAAACCAGCGCCGGGAATTTACGGCGCCCGATGAGCTCGGCCTGTTCTTTGATCTGGGAACCTTCACGTATGACCTCAAATATTATCTGTTTGAAAAGAACAACTGGGAATATACTTTCGGCCTTTCGGGTATGGTGCAGGACAGCAAAAACAAAGGCACGGAGGTGCTCGTCCCGGCTTATTCCCTGCGGGATGAAGGCGGCTTTGCCTACCTGCGCCACATCCTGGGAAAGATGGAATGGAGCGCGGGCATACGGTTCGACCAGCGCCACTTCCGGGTGAAAGAGTTGGTGGAAGATGGCGAAACCCGGTTTCCGGCGCTCAGCAGGAATTTTGGCCAACTGTCGGGAAGTGTGGGCATGAGCTGGTTCCCTTCTGGCCAGCTGGTGCTGAAACTGAATCTGGCCCGGGGTTTTCGCAGCCCAAACATCGCTGAGCTTGCTTCGAATGGCGTGCATGAAGGCACTTTCCGCTATGAATTGGGCAATGCCGATCTGGCAGCGGAAACGAACCTGGAACTGGATGGCGGGATGGAATTGGACCTGGTACACGTCACCCTTTCCCTTTCTCCCTTTTTCAACCGGATCAACCGGTATATTTTTATTGAGAAATTAGGGGCTGCTGATGGCACGGATTCCTTAACCATCGTTGACGGAACCGCCTTTCCGGCTTTTCAATACACCCAGCATAATGCGCAGTTGTACGGAGGCGAATTCAGCCTCGATGTTCACCCACACCCTTATGATTGGGTGCATTTTAAAAACACGTTTTCCATGGTGCTGGCCGAACAGCTGGATAGCCCCAATAAATACGTGCCCTTTATACCGCCTTTTAAATACCAGATAGAACTGCGCGCCGATATTCCTAAGGAATGGGCGTACTTTCGCGCCCTGTCCGTTGAAACTACTTTTGATTATTTTTTTAAACAAGATCGGGTGCTCTCCGCCAATGATTTTGAGACCCCGACGCCCGCCTACGGGCTGTGGGATGCCAAAATAAGCGTGGATTGGACCAATAAGGAAGGAAAGACGCGGGCGACTTTCTTGTTTGCGGCCACCAACTTGCTCGATAAAGCCTATCAGGACCACCTCAACCGGTTGAAATATGCCCCGGTGAACCCGGCAACCGGCCGGCGGGGTATTTTTAATATGGGGCGAAGTTTTACGTTGAAACTGGAAGTGCCTCTGGAGGGGAAAATATCGAAGAAAGCCTCCTCTGGCAATTTGGGCAATTGA
- a CDS encoding plasma-membrane proton-efflux P-type ATPase codes for MKPITKQANPTLSKEELKDMPLPELEKKLEASSDGLSQAEAAKRLAQYGPNEIEEKKTNPFLKFLSYFWGPIPWMIEAAVILSAVDRHWPDFGIILALLLANAIVGFWEERQAGNAIAALKAKLAVKARVKRDGKWATPAARDLVPGDIIRLRLGDIVPADARLLEGDPVEVDQSALTGESLPAERKPGEAVFSGSILRRGEIEALVYATGANTYFGKTAQLVQEAQTVSHFQKAVLKIGNYLIVLAVALVVVIIAVALFRGDPILTTLQFALVLTVAAIPVAMPTVLSVTMAVGARLLAQKKAIVSRLVAIEELAGVDILCADKTGTLTQNKLTLGDPFTVDGIPADQVILDGALASREENNDTIDLAVLGGLKDRSSLKDYQVIDFQPFDPVHKRTEATVKAKDGKTFKVAKGAPQVILGLSANAGQVQPAVDKAVDEFAARGFRSLGVARAEGDGKWQFIGVLPLFDPPREDAEETIKTAKAIGVKIKMVTGDALAIARETAKKLGLGANILDASSLGDAKKKETPAVAESIEQADGFAQVFPEHKFHIVDVLQKRGHIVGMTGDGVNDAPALKKADCGIAVSAATDAARAAASIVLMAPGLSVIIDAIKESRRIFQRMNSYAIYRIAETLRVLLFMTLSILVFNFYPLTAVMIVILALLNDGAILSIAYDNVKYKDQPEAWNMRMVLGIATVLGVIGVVSAFGLFYLGERVFHLDREHIQTLMYLKLSVAGHLTIFLTRTRGPFWSIRPAKILWGAVLGTQIVATLFAVYGVFMTPLGWGWAGFVWAYAVAWFLFNDRVKLLAYRVLGSKKAKKVLRIFA; via the coding sequence ATGAAACCTATCACCAAACAGGCCAACCCAACTTTATCCAAAGAGGAATTGAAGGACATGCCCCTGCCTGAATTAGAAAAGAAACTGGAGGCTTCATCCGACGGCCTCAGCCAGGCCGAGGCCGCAAAACGGCTGGCCCAGTACGGCCCCAACGAAATTGAAGAGAAGAAAACCAATCCGTTCCTGAAATTCCTCTCCTATTTCTGGGGCCCTATCCCCTGGATGATCGAAGCGGCGGTGATCCTCTCCGCCGTCGACCGGCACTGGCCCGACTTTGGCATCATTCTGGCCTTATTGCTGGCCAACGCCATAGTTGGGTTCTGGGAGGAACGCCAGGCGGGCAATGCGATCGCCGCCCTGAAGGCCAAGCTGGCCGTTAAGGCGCGGGTGAAACGGGACGGCAAGTGGGCCACCCCGGCAGCCCGCGATTTGGTGCCGGGCGATATCATCCGCCTGCGGCTGGGCGACATCGTGCCGGCGGATGCGCGCCTGCTGGAGGGCGATCCGGTGGAGGTAGACCAGTCCGCCCTGACGGGAGAGTCCCTGCCCGCAGAACGCAAGCCCGGCGAGGCCGTGTTTTCCGGGTCGATCCTTCGCCGGGGGGAAATAGAGGCGCTGGTGTATGCCACGGGCGCAAATACGTATTTCGGCAAGACTGCCCAACTGGTGCAGGAGGCGCAAACCGTCAGCCATTTCCAAAAGGCGGTACTGAAGATCGGCAACTACCTGATTGTTCTGGCGGTGGCGCTGGTGGTGGTCATCATTGCCGTGGCCCTCTTTCGCGGCGACCCCATTCTTACCACCTTGCAGTTTGCCCTGGTGCTGACGGTGGCCGCCATACCCGTGGCGATGCCGACCGTACTGTCGGTGACCATGGCCGTCGGAGCGCGCCTGCTGGCTCAGAAAAAGGCGATCGTCAGCCGATTGGTGGCCATCGAAGAATTGGCGGGCGTTGACATTCTGTGTGCGGACAAAACCGGCACCCTGACCCAGAACAAGCTGACCTTAGGCGATCCTTTCACCGTGGATGGCATCCCCGCCGATCAGGTGATCCTCGACGGCGCGCTGGCGTCGCGGGAGGAAAATAACGACACCATCGACCTGGCGGTGCTGGGCGGGTTGAAAGACAGAAGTTCCTTAAAGGATTACCAGGTCATTGATTTTCAGCCCTTCGACCCGGTGCATAAACGCACCGAGGCCACGGTTAAAGCCAAAGACGGAAAGACTTTCAAAGTGGCCAAGGGCGCGCCGCAGGTGATCCTGGGATTGTCGGCCAACGCCGGGCAGGTACAACCCGCCGTCGATAAAGCAGTGGACGAATTTGCCGCTCGCGGCTTTCGCTCCCTGGGCGTGGCCCGGGCAGAAGGCGACGGGAAGTGGCAGTTTATTGGTGTTTTGCCCTTGTTCGACCCTCCCCGGGAGGATGCGGAAGAAACCATCAAGACGGCGAAAGCAATTGGCGTAAAGATCAAGATGGTGACGGGCGATGCTTTGGCCATCGCCAGGGAAACTGCCAAGAAGCTGGGCCTGGGCGCCAACATCCTCGACGCTTCGAGCCTGGGGGACGCCAAGAAAAAGGAAACCCCCGCCGTGGCCGAATCCATTGAGCAAGCCGACGGTTTTGCCCAGGTGTTTCCGGAACACAAGTTTCACATTGTCGATGTGCTGCAAAAACGCGGCCACATCGTCGGCATGACGGGCGACGGGGTGAACGACGCCCCGGCCCTGAAGAAGGCCGACTGCGGCATCGCCGTTTCGGCGGCCACCGACGCGGCCCGGGCGGCGGCCTCTATTGTGCTGATGGCCCCGGGGCTGTCGGTAATCATTGACGCCATCAAGGAGAGCCGCCGGATTTTCCAGCGGATGAACAGCTATGCGATCTACCGCATCGCCGAAACCTTGCGGGTCTTACTATTCATGACCTTATCGATCCTGGTATTTAACTTTTATCCCCTGACGGCGGTGATGATCGTCATCCTGGCATTGCTCAATGACGGCGCGATCCTGTCCATTGCCTACGACAACGTCAAATACAAAGACCAGCCCGAGGCCTGGAACATGCGCATGGTGCTGGGCATCGCTACCGTGCTGGGCGTCATCGGAGTGGTCTCTGCTTTTGGCTTGTTTTACCTCGGCGAGCGGGTTTTCCACCTGGACCGGGAGCACATCCAGACGCTGATGTACCTGAAGTTGTCGGTAGCCGGCCACCTGACGATCTTCCTGACGCGCACCCGAGGCCCGTTCTGGTCGATACGCCCGGCGAAGATTTTATGGGGTGCCGTGCTCGGCACCCAGATCGTGGCTACTCTGTTTGCAGTATATGGCGTATTTATGACGCCGCTCGGCTGGGGCTGGGCCGGGTTTGTGTGGGCTTATGCCGTAGCCTGGTTCCTGTTTAATGACCGTGTGAAACTGTTGGCGTACCGGGTTTTGGGCTCCAAAAAGGCAAAGAAAGTTTTGAGAATATTTGCCTAG
- a CDS encoding DUF308 domain-containing protein, which yields MILGWAIIMHPVISSLVITVWIGLMLLLFGLLYIFVSFSVKRLVKEA from the coding sequence TTGATCTTAGGATGGGCCATCATTATGCATCCGGTCATCTCCTCTTTGGTTATCACCGTGTGGATTGGCCTGATGCTGCTGTTATTCGGCTTGCTGTACATCTTCGTTTCGTTTAGCGTGAAACGGCTGGTGAAGGAAGCCTAA
- a CDS encoding STAS/SEC14 domain-containing protein, which yields MLKIMKHLPDNVLGISAEGKITGSDYETVLIPAVEQKMKTHKKIRMLYHLGSQFTGFDLAAMLDDTKIGMKYFSAWDRVALVTDHEWINTFARFFGHMFPCEFQTFKNAELDKAKQWIAEQSI from the coding sequence ATGCTAAAGATCATGAAACATTTGCCCGACAATGTCCTGGGCATATCTGCTGAAGGGAAAATTACCGGAAGCGATTATGAAACGGTATTAATTCCTGCGGTGGAGCAGAAAATGAAAACACACAAAAAAATCCGGATGCTCTATCATCTCGGGAGCCAGTTCACTGGCTTTGACTTGGCCGCCATGTTGGACGATACGAAGATCGGAATGAAGTACTTTTCTGCCTGGGACCGGGTTGCGCTGGTCACCGACCATGAATGGATTAATACTTTTGCCCGTTTCTTCGGCCACATGTTCCCCTGCGAGTTCCAAACCTTTAAAAATGCGGAGTTGGACAAAGCGAAGCAATGGATTGCTGAACAGTCAATTTGA